In one Nicotiana tomentosiformis chromosome 6, ASM39032v3, whole genome shotgun sequence genomic region, the following are encoded:
- the LOC138894758 gene encoding uncharacterized protein: MANNGLSLNTPQFFTGENYQIWSVKMKSYLETYDLWEVVMEDKLIQPLPANPTPAQIKAHSDEKTKKYKAKTIIQNSVADSIFSKIIACETTKESWETLK, from the coding sequence ATGGCAAACAACGGTCTCTCTTTGAATACCCCACAATTTTTCACTGGTGAAAACTATCAGATTTGGTCAGTGAAGATGAAATCTTATCTTGAAACTTATGATCTATGGGAAGTTGTAATGGAAGACAAACTTATACAACCCCTTCCTGCAAATCCTACCCCTGCCCAAATCAAAGCTCATTCAGATGAGAAAACCAAAAAATACAAAGCCAAAACTATAATTCAAAATTCAGTTGCAGATTCAATTTTCTCTAAAATCATTGCAtgtgagacaacaaaagaatctTGGGAAACACTCAAATAG